A window of the Teredinibacter franksiae genome harbors these coding sequences:
- a CDS encoding di-heme-cytochrome C peroxidase: MAKLFKPRTFLTVFIAIFLVSSAVYLFRWVTAPQDRGAKPAEADFFGDSVNTIAYLDQNWGPLDSLWFYNTTQGSDLIPYDLFIHLEQANSEELFRADENILRYRYLTQKPSWNNPDGLPIGIVKDSYRGNDYIGFTCAACHTAQINYQGLGIRIDGGPAMSDMEGFLIALEATLTATLNNSAKLERLNRNMFGDAQEETLEKTREMVVAARLKQQAYNRVNQPTHGDQTVHYGYARLDAFGRIYNRILGHLAGSTNFNPASAPVSYPFLWDTPQHDFVQWNGVSENAKTGALGRNVGEVMGVFGTMNLEKQTKDNGYPSSVDVRNIIRLERHLTKLESPLWPQQLPSIDQTKAKQGRQVYDQYRCQECHQEIDRTDPKRTVQAQMASLPLIGTDPQMVMNAVSYGGKSGYFEGLPVDHDKPEGPKFGTDSKALPLVAEAGRGVVTQPDLDKPAIYRGLLRMIDVLGSIMDNPAQTGDRQLNFESNTNPAEYLLAYKGRPLNGIWATAPYLHNGSVQNLYELFLPQCSSEQITAELSGRECRSTRFTVGSREFDPVKVGFASKSAERYPDLFVFDTSLPSNSNAGHEYAAGKTPMIKRDTNGKPLRDADGQYQTEWLPPISEEDRWALVEYLKTL, translated from the coding sequence CCTTGTTTCGTCTGCCGTTTATTTATTTCGATGGGTGACAGCACCACAAGACCGCGGCGCGAAACCCGCCGAAGCCGATTTTTTTGGTGACAGTGTGAACACCATTGCCTACCTAGACCAAAACTGGGGCCCGCTAGACAGCCTGTGGTTCTACAACACCACTCAAGGCTCAGACTTAATACCCTACGACCTTTTTATCCACCTGGAGCAGGCGAACAGCGAAGAACTGTTTCGCGCCGATGAGAACATTCTGCGTTACCGCTACCTAACGCAAAAACCTAGCTGGAATAACCCCGACGGCCTACCAATCGGCATCGTAAAAGACAGCTATCGCGGCAATGACTATATCGGCTTCACCTGTGCGGCCTGCCATACTGCACAAATTAACTACCAAGGCTTGGGGATACGCATCGACGGCGGGCCGGCGATGTCAGACATGGAAGGCTTTTTGATTGCATTGGAAGCCACGCTAACCGCCACCCTTAACAACAGCGCCAAACTGGAACGCCTAAACCGCAATATGTTTGGCGACGCCCAGGAAGAAACGCTGGAGAAAACCCGTGAAATGGTGGTTGCTGCACGCCTGAAACAACAAGCCTACAATCGCGTAAACCAACCTACCCACGGCGACCAAACCGTGCACTACGGCTACGCCCGCCTAGACGCCTTCGGCCGTATTTATAACCGCATACTCGGCCACCTAGCCGGCAGTACTAACTTCAATCCCGCCAGTGCACCGGTGAGCTATCCGTTTCTATGGGATACACCACAACACGATTTTGTGCAGTGGAATGGCGTAAGCGAGAACGCCAAAACCGGCGCACTCGGTCGCAATGTAGGCGAGGTTATGGGCGTTTTCGGCACGATGAACCTGGAAAAACAAACCAAAGATAACGGCTACCCATCATCGGTGGACGTCAGAAATATCATCCGCTTGGAACGCCATCTTACCAAGCTCGAATCTCCCCTATGGCCGCAACAGCTCCCCTCCATCGACCAAACCAAAGCCAAGCAAGGGCGCCAGGTTTATGATCAATACCGCTGTCAGGAATGTCATCAAGAGATAGACCGCACCGATCCCAAGCGCACAGTACAAGCGCAAATGGCATCACTACCGCTCATTGGTACCGACCCGCAAATGGTGATGAACGCCGTCAGTTACGGCGGTAAATCCGGCTATTTTGAAGGATTACCAGTAGACCACGATAAACCCGAAGGCCCCAAATTCGGCACCGATAGCAAAGCGCTGCCGCTAGTCGCAGAAGCGGGTCGCGGTGTTGTAACACAACCCGATCTCGACAAGCCCGCTATCTACCGAGGCCTGCTGCGCATGATCGACGTGCTGGGCTCTATCATGGACAACCCCGCACAGACCGGTGACCGCCAACTAAACTTTGAAAGTAACACCAACCCGGCGGAGTACCTTCTCGCCTACAAAGGTCGCCCGTTAAACGGCATTTGGGCTACTGCACCCTATCTTCACAATGGATCCGTACAAAACCTGTATGAACTTTTCCTGCCTCAATGCAGCTCAGAGCAAATAACCGCAGAGCTTTCAGGCCGCGAATGTCGATCTACGCGCTTTACTGTGGGCAGCCGTGAATTCGACCCCGTAAAAGTAGGCTTTGCCAGTAAATCGGCCGAACGTTACCCGGATTTATTCGTGTTTGACACCAGCCTGCCCAGTAATAGTAACGCTGGTCACGAATATGCCGCCGGTAAAACACCGATGATCAAGCGTGACACCAACGGTAAGCCGCTGCGTGATGCCGATGGCCAATATCAAACTGAGTGGTTGCCACCGATTAGCGAAGAGGACCGTTGGGCGCTAGTAGAGTACCTAAAGACATTATGA